A genomic segment from Alistipes senegalensis JC50 encodes:
- a CDS encoding DUF6377 domain-containing protein: MKNLLFTALLLAATPSVLAQNDLKSVLSQLDATLSHRDSYIAGREQRIESLKNILGKSDFSDAQRYILNQQLIDEYTPYQADSTIDYLYRNINLAKKMHDARRLDESRIQLAYLYSSAGIYLEAATLLQQIDTAKLDRKQLVDYYVARHKLNDELQLYSHDSVQGTQSWHLTVLYARLIVENTEPESTTHLNFKLWQAINDRNYEQAVEISERLCNTLPPLSRGYAEASYMRALVADLMKDTLTAQVWFARSAMTDIQLAIRDNAALKSLANTLLDDDNIQRAMRYMRIVMDDARFFNSRLRPWQDALALHVIEEAYMARRQRMDAMYNIFVVSIVCFMLLALGGVIFVLRQNRKLSLARLELQQANNRLNISNNDLQRINEQLAGLNSQISEANEVKEEYIGIFLTMCSEYIDKIIDSRRRVRRLLRDGRIDELKKEYASSDGDSRELEEFYRNFDTTFLQLYPTFIEDFNSLLDKEARIEPKKGELLNTELRIFALIRLGINDSSKIAALLRYSVSTIYNYRSKIKGHTLVSRDNFEERIKTIGAFSPQHL; the protein is encoded by the coding sequence ATGAAAAACCTGTTGTTTACCGCCCTGCTGCTCGCCGCAACGCCATCCGTCCTGGCACAGAACGACCTGAAAAGCGTGCTCTCGCAACTAGACGCCACCCTCTCGCACCGCGACTCCTACATCGCAGGCCGCGAACAACGGATCGAATCGCTGAAAAACATCCTCGGCAAATCGGACTTTTCGGACGCCCAGCGTTACATTCTGAACCAACAACTGATCGACGAATACACCCCCTACCAGGCCGATTCCACGATCGACTACCTCTACCGCAACATCAATCTGGCCAAAAAGATGCACGACGCACGGCGCCTCGACGAGAGCCGCATCCAACTGGCCTACCTTTACAGTTCGGCAGGCATCTACCTCGAAGCGGCCACCCTTCTGCAACAGATCGACACCGCGAAGCTCGACCGGAAACAGCTGGTCGATTACTACGTCGCCCGCCACAAACTCAACGACGAACTCCAACTCTACTCCCACGACTCGGTGCAGGGCACGCAATCGTGGCACCTCACGGTGCTCTACGCCCGGCTGATCGTGGAGAACACCGAGCCGGAATCGACCACGCACCTCAATTTCAAGCTCTGGCAGGCGATCAACGACCGCAATTACGAGCAGGCGGTGGAGATCTCCGAACGGCTGTGCAACACCCTGCCGCCCCTTTCGCGCGGCTACGCCGAGGCGTCGTACATGCGGGCGCTGGTGGCGGACCTGATGAAGGACACCCTCACGGCGCAGGTGTGGTTCGCCCGCTCGGCGATGACCGACATCCAGCTGGCGATCCGCGACAATGCGGCGCTGAAAAGCCTCGCCAACACGCTGCTCGACGACGACAACATCCAGCGGGCGATGCGCTACATGCGGATCGTCATGGACGACGCGCGGTTCTTCAACTCCCGGCTCCGGCCCTGGCAGGACGCGCTGGCCCTGCACGTCATCGAGGAAGCCTACATGGCCCGGCGGCAGCGGATGGACGCCATGTACAACATCTTCGTGGTGTCGATCGTCTGCTTCATGCTGCTGGCCCTCGGGGGCGTGATCTTCGTCCTGCGCCAGAACCGCAAGCTCAGCCTCGCGCGGCTCGAACTGCAACAGGCCAACAACCGGCTCAACATCTCGAACAACGACCTTCAACGGATCAACGAACAGCTGGCCGGCCTCAACAGCCAGATTTCCGAAGCCAACGAGGTGAAGGAGGAGTACATCGGCATTTTCCTGACGATGTGTTCGGAATACATCGACAAGATCATCGACTCGCGGCGCCGGGTGCGCCGTCTGCTGCGCGACGGGCGCATCGACGAACTGAAGAAGGAGTACGCATCGAGCGACGGCGACAGCCGCGAGCTGGAGGAGTTCTACCGCAATTTCGACACGACGTTCCTGCAACTCTACCCCACGTTCATCGAGGATTTCAACTCGCTGCTGGACAAGGAGGCGCGCATCGAGCCCAAGAAGGGCGAACTGCTGAACACCGAGCTGCGCATCTTCGCGCTGATCCGGCTGGGCATCAACGACTCGTCGAAGATCGCCGCCCTGCTGCGCTACTCGGTGAGCACGATTTACAACTACCGTTCGAAGATCAAAGGTCACACGCTCGTTTCGCGGGACAATTTCGAGGAGCGCATCAAGACCATCGGGGCATTCAGCCCGCAGCATCTCTGA
- the secG gene encoding preprotein translocase subunit SecG: protein MLYTICIALILVASVLVILAVLVQNPKSGMAANFGASNQVMGVRETSNFLEKFTWAMAIAIVVLSLAATLTMDKGRVIESNTKISNDAKALQERVLESEIPAPMPQAEIPAAEQPAADQSAE from the coding sequence ATGTTATACACGATTTGCATTGCCCTGATACTCGTTGCGAGCGTATTGGTGATCCTCGCGGTGTTGGTGCAGAACCCCAAGAGCGGCATGGCCGCCAATTTCGGCGCGTCGAACCAGGTCATGGGTGTGCGCGAGACCTCCAATTTCCTCGAAAAGTTCACCTGGGCGATGGCCATCGCCATCGTCGTGCTGAGCCTCGCCGCTACGCTGACCATGGACAAGGGCCGCGTGATCGAGAGCAATACGAAGATTTCGAACGACGCCAAGGCATTGCAGGAGCGTGTGCTCGAGTCGGAGATTCCCGCCCCGATGCCGCAGGCCGAGATTCCGGCCGCCGAGCAGCCCGCTGCCGACCAGTCGGCCGAGTAG
- a CDS encoding LptE family protein, translated as MLAAAVASVGCGVAIKYSLSGASIPPDAKTFSVAYFPNNATMVSPILSSTLTEALVDIFTRRTRLMQVDEGGDFAFEGEIVNYTSTTASVSSDDYALLNRLTITVKVRFTNALDEKASWNKTFSAYEDYESTQLLTEVEGTLIPQIVDKLVTDIFQASASNW; from the coding sequence TTGCTCGCGGCTGCCGTCGCGAGCGTGGGTTGCGGCGTGGCCATCAAATACTCGCTGTCGGGCGCTTCGATCCCGCCCGACGCCAAGACCTTTTCGGTGGCGTACTTCCCCAACAACGCGACGATGGTGTCGCCGATCCTGAGTTCGACGCTCACCGAAGCGCTGGTCGATATTTTCACGCGCCGCACGCGCCTGATGCAGGTCGATGAGGGCGGCGATTTCGCTTTCGAGGGCGAGATCGTCAACTACACCTCGACGACGGCCTCGGTGTCGAGCGACGACTACGCCCTGCTCAACCGTCTGACGATCACCGTCAAGGTGCGCTTCACGAACGCCCTCGACGAGAAGGCTTCGTGGAACAAGACCTTCAGCGCCTACGAGGACTACGAATCGACGCAGCTGCTCACGGAGGTCGAGGGGACGCTCATCCCGCAGATCGTCGATAAACTCGTGACCGACATTTTCCAGGCTTCGGCCTCCAACTGGTGA
- a CDS encoding sigma-54 interaction domain-containing protein translates to MTDITTVKQRFGIIGTSPLLDRALEVALRVAPTDLTVLVTGESGVGKEFFPQVIHAYSARKHNKYIAVNCAAIPEGTIDSELFGHEKGAFTGALEARKGYFEEADGGTIFLDEVAELPHSTQARLLRVLQTGEFIRVGSSKVQKTNVRVVAATNVNLQEAIAKGRFREDLYYRLGTVPILVPSLRERPEDIPLLFRRFAADVAAQYRMPAVTLDDSAREMLMRYYWRGNIRQLKNVAEQISAIEQTRVISAEVLAKYLPPQGGGAPMAAGAPHPDDMTTERELLYKVLFDMRADINDLKRMMAELIQGAGRCPEPVRDIKALLPSTAQSSFIPAVPACPPQAPVYAESEVVTDEPPREMTKADMQREQIVRALRRNNGRRREAAAELFMSERTLYRKIKELGIEDNS, encoded by the coding sequence ATGACAGACATCACGACCGTAAAACAGCGCTTCGGCATCATCGGCACCTCCCCGCTCCTCGACCGGGCGTTGGAGGTGGCCCTGCGTGTGGCCCCCACGGACCTGACGGTGCTCGTCACGGGAGAGAGCGGTGTGGGCAAGGAGTTCTTTCCGCAGGTCATCCATGCCTATTCGGCGCGCAAACACAATAAATATATAGCCGTCAACTGTGCGGCGATCCCCGAGGGAACGATCGACTCGGAGCTGTTCGGCCACGAGAAGGGCGCCTTCACCGGGGCCCTCGAAGCCCGCAAGGGCTATTTCGAGGAGGCCGACGGCGGCACGATCTTCCTGGACGAGGTGGCCGAGCTGCCCCATTCGACGCAGGCGCGCCTGCTGCGGGTGTTGCAGACCGGGGAATTCATCCGCGTGGGCTCGTCGAAAGTGCAGAAAACCAACGTCCGCGTGGTCGCCGCCACGAACGTCAATTTGCAGGAGGCCATCGCCAAGGGGCGTTTCCGCGAGGACCTCTACTACCGGCTGGGCACGGTGCCGATCCTCGTGCCGTCGCTGCGCGAGCGTCCCGAGGATATTCCGCTGTTGTTCCGCCGCTTTGCCGCCGACGTGGCCGCGCAGTACCGCATGCCCGCCGTGACGCTCGACGACAGCGCCCGCGAGATGCTGATGCGCTACTACTGGCGGGGCAATATCCGCCAGTTGAAGAACGTCGCCGAGCAGATCTCGGCCATCGAGCAGACCCGGGTGATCTCCGCCGAGGTGCTGGCCAAATACCTGCCCCCGCAGGGCGGCGGTGCGCCGATGGCCGCCGGAGCGCCGCATCCGGACGACATGACCACCGAACGCGAGCTGCTCTACAAGGTGCTGTTCGACATGCGCGCCGACATCAACGACCTCAAACGGATGATGGCCGAGCTGATTCAAGGTGCGGGGCGCTGTCCGGAGCCGGTCCGCGACATCAAGGCCCTGCTGCCCTCCACGGCGCAGAGCAGTTTCATTCCGGCCGTTCCCGCCTGTCCGCCGCAGGCTCCGGTCTATGCCGAGAGCGAGGTGGTGACCGACGAGCCGCCCCGGGAGATGACCAAGGCCGACATGCAGCGCGAACAGATCGTCCGCGCGCTGCGGCGCAACAACGGCCGCCGCCGTGAGGCCGCCGCCGAACTGTTCATGTCGGAGCGCACGCTATACCGCAAGATAAAGGAGTTAGGAATTGAGGACAATTCCTAA
- a CDS encoding SusC/RagA family TonB-linked outer membrane protein translates to MVHVCKKLQSGCRTGWMLLLAAAMLIVSAPVLAQQRATVTGTVTDQSGQPVIGATVIEQGTTNGATTGVDGTYTLKLKGGGNSANLIFQSLGFVSQTVALNGRTKVDVKLSEDAVALDAVVAIGYGTVKQKDLTTAVSIVKTDDLARRPITSASGALQGKAAGVQVIQPNGSPGQGMVVRVRGASSISSSNDPLYVVDGVPVGEGNYAIAYLSPNEIESMQVLKDASSAAIYGSRAANGVVLITTKQGSRKMGPEISFSTFVGISKVTKSFDVLNARQYRELMEENGAVSGLPETLTDVTDWFDETYSTGVNQNYQFSISNGDENSSYYVGGGYTDETGVINTTSSERYNVKASFDKKIFKWVSANASTTFSHYTTRGSIISGQGANRAGVVVSAVTTPTYAPIWDPENPQQYNNNFYGANLTSPLENMARTDFDRNVTDRLLLSGGLTFFLAKGLTFKSTVSMDRRWVHSSSFLDPIRTSYGRTQHGTASDTRSDDMRMVYDNILTWNKSFDRHNLEVMAGTSATTSVWEQLSGSRSYFSSTNNNAIPNLNGGNNGGVRGQSYGKSEWSIMSYLARVSYNFDSRYLVTANFRADGSSKLAPGHRWGYFPSFSGAWRISGEKFLRDVRWINDLKLRAGWGQTGNQAGLTEYGWMQQYSTNYYDWTLTENAHAVPTVGGRSNIKNQDLTWETTSQTNVGLDFALLNNRLSLSLDYYYKYTRDMLMSVPLPSPYPNITRNDGEMSNQGFEITLSSVNIARKDFNWSTDLNVSLNRNKLEKLDLKQVYYYAKTSDATNDNVVRMTPGHPLSMFWGYVSKGVDPETGDLIYEDRNGDGEITPLDKTWIGNANPKFTFGMTNNFSWRGFNLNILITGSYGNDIFNASRIETEGMTTANNQTTTVLRRWRIPGQQTDVFRSDNPSWNVKNSTYWVEDGSYLKVKNITLSYDITSPKLKRINITRIQPYVSLQNFITWTGYSGYDPEVSQSESATQMGIDWGTYPNVRTVVVGLNLTF, encoded by the coding sequence ATGGTACATGTATGCAAAAAGCTGCAATCGGGCTGCCGGACAGGATGGATGCTGCTGCTTGCGGCGGCTATGCTGATCGTGTCGGCTCCGGTCCTGGCCCAGCAGCGGGCGACCGTGACGGGAACGGTCACCGACCAGTCGGGACAACCCGTCATCGGGGCTACGGTCATCGAGCAGGGCACCACCAACGGTGCCACGACGGGCGTAGACGGCACTTATACCCTCAAACTCAAAGGGGGGGGGAATTCTGCTAACCTGATTTTCCAGTCGCTGGGATTCGTCTCGCAGACGGTCGCCCTGAACGGCCGCACGAAGGTGGACGTGAAACTCAGCGAAGACGCCGTGGCCCTCGACGCCGTGGTGGCGATCGGTTACGGTACGGTCAAACAAAAGGACCTCACGACGGCCGTGTCGATCGTCAAGACCGACGACCTCGCGCGCCGTCCGATCACCTCGGCTTCCGGAGCCTTGCAGGGCAAGGCCGCCGGTGTACAGGTCATCCAGCCCAACGGCTCGCCCGGTCAGGGCATGGTGGTCCGCGTGCGCGGCGCTTCGTCCATCTCGTCGAGCAACGACCCGCTCTATGTGGTTGACGGCGTACCCGTGGGCGAGGGCAACTACGCCATCGCTTACCTCTCGCCCAACGAGATCGAGTCGATGCAGGTGCTGAAAGACGCCTCGTCGGCCGCCATCTACGGTTCGCGCGCCGCCAACGGCGTGGTGCTCATCACCACCAAGCAGGGCAGCCGGAAGATGGGACCCGAGATCTCGTTCTCGACCTTCGTCGGCATCTCGAAGGTGACCAAGAGCTTCGACGTGCTCAACGCCCGGCAGTACCGCGAACTGATGGAGGAGAACGGAGCCGTATCGGGACTTCCCGAGACGCTCACCGATGTCACCGACTGGTTCGACGAAACCTATTCGACAGGCGTCAACCAGAACTACCAGTTCTCGATCTCCAACGGCGACGAGAATTCGTCCTACTACGTCGGAGGAGGCTATACCGACGAGACGGGTGTCATCAACACCACCTCTTCGGAGCGTTACAACGTGAAGGCCAGCTTCGACAAGAAAATCTTCAAATGGGTGTCGGCCAACGCCTCGACGACCTTCTCGCACTACACCACCCGGGGTTCCATCATCTCGGGACAGGGCGCCAACCGCGCCGGCGTGGTCGTTTCGGCCGTCACGACCCCGACCTATGCGCCGATCTGGGACCCGGAGAACCCCCAGCAGTACAACAACAACTTCTACGGCGCGAACCTCACCTCGCCCCTCGAAAACATGGCCCGCACGGACTTCGACCGCAACGTCACCGACCGTCTGCTGCTCTCCGGCGGCCTGACGTTCTTCCTGGCCAAGGGGCTGACCTTCAAATCGACGGTCTCGATGGACCGCCGCTGGGTCCACTCGTCGTCGTTCCTCGACCCGATCCGCACCTCCTACGGCCGGACGCAGCACGGAACCGCTTCGGACACCCGTTCCGACGACATGCGCATGGTCTACGACAACATCCTCACCTGGAACAAGTCCTTCGACCGCCACAACCTCGAGGTGATGGCCGGCACGTCGGCCACGACCTCCGTGTGGGAGCAGCTGTCGGGCTCGCGCTCCTACTTCTCGTCGACCAACAACAACGCCATCCCCAATCTCAACGGCGGCAACAACGGCGGCGTCCGCGGCCAGAGCTACGGCAAATCGGAGTGGTCGATCATGTCCTACCTGGCGCGCGTGTCGTACAACTTCGACAGCCGCTATCTCGTGACGGCCAATTTCCGCGCCGACGGTTCCTCGAAGCTGGCTCCCGGCCACCGCTGGGGCTATTTCCCGTCGTTCTCGGGAGCCTGGCGCATCTCGGGCGAGAAGTTCCTGCGCGACGTGCGCTGGATCAACGACCTCAAACTGCGCGCCGGATGGGGACAGACCGGTAACCAGGCGGGCCTTACCGAATACGGCTGGATGCAGCAGTACAGCACGAACTACTACGACTGGACGCTGACCGAGAACGCCCATGCCGTGCCGACCGTCGGCGGACGCAGCAACATCAAGAATCAGGACCTGACCTGGGAGACCACCTCGCAGACCAACGTCGGTCTGGACTTCGCGCTGCTGAACAACCGGCTGAGCCTGTCGCTCGACTACTATTACAAATACACCAGGGACATGCTGATGAGCGTGCCCCTGCCGTCGCCCTATCCGAACATCACGCGCAACGACGGCGAGATGTCGAATCAGGGCTTCGAGATCACCCTCTCGTCGGTCAACATCGCCCGGAAGGATTTCAACTGGTCAACCGACCTGAACGTCTCGCTCAACCGCAACAAGCTCGAAAAACTCGACCTGAAACAGGTCTACTACTACGCCAAGACCTCCGACGCCACCAACGACAACGTCGTCCGCATGACGCCGGGCCATCCGCTTTCGATGTTCTGGGGCTACGTCTCCAAGGGCGTCGATCCCGAGACGGGCGACCTGATCTACGAGGACCGCAACGGCGACGGCGAGATCACGCCGCTGGACAAGACCTGGATCGGCAACGCCAACCCCAAGTTCACGTTCGGCATGACCAACAACTTCTCGTGGCGGGGGTTCAACCTGAACATCCTCATCACGGGCTCCTACGGCAACGACATCTTCAACGCCTCGCGCATCGAGACCGAGGGCATGACCACGGCCAACAACCAGACCACCACGGTGCTGCGCCGCTGGCGCATCCCGGGTCAGCAGACCGATGTCTTCCGCTCGGACAACCCCTCGTGGAACGTGAAGAACTCGACCTACTGGGTGGAGGACGGATCGTATCTCAAGGTGAAGAACATCACCCTCTCCTACGACATCACCTCGCCCAAGCTCAAACGCATCAACATCACGCGCATCCAGCCGTACGTCTCGCTCCAGAACTTCATCACCTGGACCGGCTATTCGGGTTACGATCCGGAGGTGAGCCAGTCGGAGAGCGCTACGCAGATGGGCATCGACTGGGGAACCTATCCCAACGTCCGCACGGTGGTCGTGGGCCTGAACCTTACTTTCTAA